In the genome of Populus nigra chromosome 9, ddPopNigr1.1, whole genome shotgun sequence, one region contains:
- the LOC133703447 gene encoding uncharacterized protein LOC133703447 isoform X1, whose translation MAGNGLPPLGRVKLSDLVPSEGLPSESYKLSVTTLSQSLLQYSAAIIQFSSSDGALLRSGLDSARLYFHQRSSFPAPDMIHTNDSREWCKTSGYYMDPQLWQETYDYRPGLTPIEPNNTMEIPPGGLPDIFCLLGKAARDILDAISFYLNLRSSPFTEILDNVPLRNREISSSVLSVCCHARPSFQGTQHHNLTAHEDGQLVMYPDHEHQVDKSLISLVKSDKPGLHIRDLHGRWVPVDVDLGPQEAIVFPGLALYQATAGYFNPALLRTEFNSMQGSMYGRCSLAFKLMPKSMTSLNCSEMRAAGHGVEAQFQLPIPVDDFMQRSHPTDQLFNRHNFQSFSFPTAQDGSAKPLTRRRKNNSRCKPLPPSKRLRLEAQRVLKERVQDIADKKGIKLRFCNLKECENHIHALDSPCANIRMEIGWPPGVPFVHPHDLPNKAKISFLEAYEPGATHDMELSFTDPGQGSQHTSSCNCNSPLISN comes from the exons ATGGCAGGCAATGGCCTGCCACCTTTGGGTCGTGTGAAGCTTAGCGATCTAGTTCCCTCTGAAGGCCTTCCTTCTGAATCTTACAAACTATCAGTAACAACTTTGTCACAATCGCTTCTTCAATATTCTGCCGCCATCATTCAGTTTTCATCAAGTGACGGGGCTCTCTTAAGATCTGGTTTGGATTCTGCTCGCTTGTATTTCCATCAACGATCATCATTTCCAGCTCCAGATATGATTCACACTAATGATTCTCGCGAATGGTGCAAGACATCAGGTTACTACATGGATCCTCAGCTATGGCAGGAAACATATGATTATAGACCTGGACTCACTCCTATAGAGCCCAACAATACAATGGAAATTCCTCCAGGAGGTTTGCCTGACATCTTTTGCCTGCTTGGAAAGGCAGCTAGGGATATACTGGATGCCATCAGCTTCTATTTGAATTTGCGTAGCTCTCCATTCACTGAAATACTTGATAATGTTCCCTTGAGAAACAGGGAAATATCATCTTCCGTGTTGTCTGTTTGTTGTCATGCACGGCCATCTTTTCAGGGCACACAACATCATAATTTAACTGCCCATGAGGACGGGCAGCTGGTTATGTATCCAGACCATGAGCACCAAGTGGATAAAAGCCTAATATCTCTTGTCAAGTCAGATAAGCCTGGTTTACACATAAGAGACCTTCATGGTCGATGGGTTCCTGTGGATGTTGATCTTGGTCCTCAAGAAGCCATTGTATTCCCTGGTCTTGCCCTCTACCAGGCAACTGCAGGCTATTTCAACCCAGCACTGCTCAGAACAGAGTTTAATAGCATGCAGGGTAGCATGTATGGACGCTGTTCTTTGGCTTTTAAACTTATGCCAAAATCCATGACCAGTCTCAATTGTTCGGAGATGAGAGCAGCTGGTCATGGTGTTGAAGCTCAATTTCAGCTACCAATACCAGTGGATGATTTCATGCAGAGATCACATCCTACCGACCAGCTCTTTAACAGACATAATTTCCAGAGTTTCAGTTTCCCTACAGCGCAAGATG GATCTGCGAAGCCCTTgacgaggaggaggaagaaTAATTCAAGATGCAAACCTCTACCACCTTCAAAGAGGCTAAGGCTTGAGGCCCAGAGGGTTCTGAAAGAAAGAGTCCAGGACATTGCTGATAAAAAGGGTATCAAGTTAAGATTCTGCAACCTGAAAGAGTGTGAGAATCACATTCATGCCCTAGATAGCCCATGTGCAAACATAAGAATGGAGATTGGATGGCCTCCTGGAGTGCCATTTGTTCATCCCCATGATTTACCAAATAAGGCAAAGATTAGTTTTCTTGAAGCTTACGAGCCTGGTGCTACTCACGATATGGAGTTGAGTTTCACAGACCCTGGACAAGGCAGTCAACATACGTCCAgctgtaattgtaattctcctCTTATATCTAATTAA
- the LOC133703448 gene encoding protein Iojap, chloroplastic-like isoform X2 — translation MAVSTALSIAGAGAGTRFSGDFQQLGRVETRLSQKPRKHSGWLCLYRHQLPHYYKCFWQESRTEKLSFKQSLALRKDSDDSFLPNVEDTDEMFDDLFNKYGKVVFRSNDNKPPTAEVDDDAESLSFAVEMAKVASDVKASDIRVLFVKPLVYWTRFFIIATAFSRPQIDAINSRMRDLAEKKYGKVPSGDTKPNSWTLLDFESVLQLGRILW, via the exons ATGGCAGTGTCCACCGCCTTATCCATAGCCGGTGCAGGTGCCGGAACTCGCTTCTCCGGTGATTTTCAGCAGCTGGGGCGTGTTGAAACTAGGCTTTCTCAAAAACCCAGAAAGCATTCTGGCTGGTTATGCCTGTATAGGCACCAATTACCTCATTATTACAAGTGCTTTTGGCAAGAATCCAGAACCGAGAAATTGAGTTTCAAGCAAAGTTTAGCTCTTCGTAAAGATTCTGATGACAGCTTTCTCCCG AATGTAGAAGATACAGATGAGATGTTTGATGACTTGTTCAATAAATATGGAAAAGTAGTCTTTAGGAGCAATGACAATAAACCTCCTACCGCAGAGGTTGATGATGATGCTGAAAGCTTGTCGT TTGCTGTTGAAATGGCCAAGGTTGCAAGTGATGTTAAGGCTTCAGATATAAGGGTCCTCTTCGTAAAGCCTCTTGTGTACTGGACTAGATTTTTTATCATTGCAACAGCATTTTCACGTCCTCAGATTGACGCTATCAA TTCCAGAATGAGGGATCTTGCTGAAAAGAAGTATGGAAAAGTTCCATCTGGGGACACAAAACCCAACTCATGGACCCTGTTGGACTTCG AGAGCGTTCTACAACTTGGAAGAATTCTATGGTAA
- the LOC133703298 gene encoding (-)-germacrene D synthase-like → MYFCLDTVSSYALAITIEMSSHVSAVPNSIRDTIPDVTRRSASFHPSIWGDYFVCHTFNSMFDDHFEQEFYRLKEEVKEMLYATTNKLSQQLNFIDVIQRLGVSYLFESEIEEMLCDLYHQGCGDDYVHDHDLEMVALRFRLLRQQGHYVSCDVFKKFKDTEGNFKVCLANDIQGMLSLYEAIHLRVHGEDILEEALTFATTHLKSITTDMCPPPLLVKLRHALDQPIHKDLPWLGAKHYISIYEQEASHSEVLLKFAKLNFNFLQNMHQKELADMTMWWKKVDLSKKLPFARDRLVECYFWILGVCFEPQYSFARIIMTKVIAMTSVMDDVYDVYGTMEELVLFTDAIERWDISNIDHLPEYMKFFYKQLLDVYKEIETELAEQGRSYRVDYAKEAMKKQVQAYFVEARWLHENYMPTMDEYMRISLISSGYPLLTCISFVGMGDIVTKDAFEWLNKDPKIVKAASVIARLMDDIVSHKFEQERGHVASAIECYMNQHEVAEEQAYDELHRHVVEAWKDINEELLIIPKDHVPIPLLTRVLNLARVMDVMYKDGDGYTNANGKVRNYITSLLIEPVQLASSSLLVS, encoded by the exons ATGTACTTTTGTCTTGATACTGTGTCTTCCTACGCCCTAGCTATCACCATAGAGATGTCTTCTCATGTTTCAGCTGTTCCAAACTCAATTCGAGATACCATACCAGATGTCACTCGACGCTCTGCAAGTTTCCATCCGAGCATCTGGGGTGATTATTTTGTTTGCCACACTTTCAACTCCATG TTTGATGATCATTTTGAGCAAGAATTTTATAGGCTGAAGGAGGAGGTGAAGGAAATGCTATATGCTACTACCAACAAGCTTTCGCAGCAACTGAACTTTATCGATGTAATCCAACGTTTGGGAGTGTCTTACCTCTTTGAAAGTGAGATTGAAGAAATGTTGTGTGACTTGTACCATCAAGGTTGTGGTGACGACTATGTCCATGATCATGACCTTGAAATGGTTGCTCTTCGATTTCGATTACTTAGACAGCAAGGGCACTACGTTTCATGTG aTGTCTTCAAGAAGTTCAAGGATACTGAAGGGAACTTTAAGGTTTGCCTAGCTAACGATATTCAAGGAATGCTAAGCTTGTATGAAGCTATACACCTCAGGGTTCACGGAGAAGATATTCTAGAGGAAGCTCTTACCTTTGCTACCACTCATCTCAAATCAATAACAACAGACATGTGCCCTCCTCCACTTTTGGTAAAGCTAAGACATGCCTTAGATCAACCCATCCACAAGGACCTACCATGGCTGGGGGCAAAGCATTACATCTCTATCTATGAGCAAGAAGCTTCACATAGTGAGGTTCTGCTCAAATTTGCAAAGCTAAATTTCAACTTCCTCCAAAATATGCACCAAAAGGAACTTGCAGATATGACAAT GTGGTGGAAAAAAGTGGACCTTTCAAAGAAGCTTCCATTTGCAAGAGACAGATTAGTAGAGTGCTACTTCTGGATATTGGGAGTGTGCTTTGAGCCTCAATACTCTTTCGCTAGAATAATTATGACTAAAGTAATTGCCATGACATCAGTGATGGATGATGTATATGATGTATATGGTACAATGGAAGAACTTGTACTCTTCACAGATGCAATTGAGAG GTGGGATATCAGCAACATCGATCATCTCCCAGAATATATGAAGTTTTTTTACAAACAACTCTTAGATGTTTACAAAGAAATTGAGACGGAGTTGGCCGAGCAAGGAAGATCATACAGGGTTGACTATGCGAAAGAAGCA ATGAAGAAACAAGTTCAAGCCTATTTTGTTGAAGCAAGATGGCTCCATGAAAATTACATGCCAACAATGGATGAGTACATGCGCATCTCATTGATTTCCTCTGGATATCCCTTGCTCACATGCATATCTTTTGTTGGGATGGGAGATATTGTAACAAAAGATGCCTTTGAATGGCTAAACAAGGATCCTAAGATTGTTAAAGCTGCGTCCGTCATAGCCAGGCTCATGGATGACATTGTATCCCACAAG TTTGAACAAGAGAGAGGTCATGTTGCCTCAGCAATAGAGTGTTACATGAACCAGCATGAAGTTGCAGAGGAACAAGCATATGATGAGCTACACAGGCACGTTGTGGAGGCATGGAAAGACATCAACGAAGAGTTGTTAATCATCCCTAAAGACCATGTGCCGATACCCCTCCTCACTCGAGTTCTCAACCTTGCCCGGGTGATGGATGTCATGTACAAAGATGGAGATGGGTACACAAATGCCAATGGAAAAGTGAGAAATTACATTACTTCATTGCTCATTGAGCCAGTGCAGCTAGCTAGTTCGAGCTTATTAGTTTCATAG
- the LOC133703447 gene encoding uncharacterized protein LOC133703447 isoform X2: MAGNGLPPLGRVKLSDLVPSEGLPSESYKLSVTTLSQSLLQYSAAIIQFSSSDGALLRSGLDSARLYFHQRSSFPAPDMIHTNDSREWCKTSGYYMDPQLWQETYDYRPGLTPIEPNNTMEIPPGGLPDIFCLLGKAARDILDAISFYLNLRSSPFTEILDNVPLRNREISSSVLSVCCHARPSFQGTQHHNLTAHEDGQLVMYPDHEHQVDKSLISLVKSDKPGLHIRDLHGRWVPVDVDLGPQEAIVFPGLALYQATAGYFNPALLRTEFNSMQGSMYGRCSLAFKLMPKSMTSLNCSEMRAAGHGVEAQFQLPIPVDDFMQRSHPTDQLFNRHNFQSFSFPTAQDGSAKPLTRRRKNNSRCKPLPPSKRLRLEAQRVLKERVQDIADKKGIKLRFCNLKECENHIHALDSPCANIRMEIGWPPGVPFVHPHDLPNKAKISFLEAYEPGATHDMELSFTDPGQGSQHTSSCN, encoded by the exons ATGGCAGGCAATGGCCTGCCACCTTTGGGTCGTGTGAAGCTTAGCGATCTAGTTCCCTCTGAAGGCCTTCCTTCTGAATCTTACAAACTATCAGTAACAACTTTGTCACAATCGCTTCTTCAATATTCTGCCGCCATCATTCAGTTTTCATCAAGTGACGGGGCTCTCTTAAGATCTGGTTTGGATTCTGCTCGCTTGTATTTCCATCAACGATCATCATTTCCAGCTCCAGATATGATTCACACTAATGATTCTCGCGAATGGTGCAAGACATCAGGTTACTACATGGATCCTCAGCTATGGCAGGAAACATATGATTATAGACCTGGACTCACTCCTATAGAGCCCAACAATACAATGGAAATTCCTCCAGGAGGTTTGCCTGACATCTTTTGCCTGCTTGGAAAGGCAGCTAGGGATATACTGGATGCCATCAGCTTCTATTTGAATTTGCGTAGCTCTCCATTCACTGAAATACTTGATAATGTTCCCTTGAGAAACAGGGAAATATCATCTTCCGTGTTGTCTGTTTGTTGTCATGCACGGCCATCTTTTCAGGGCACACAACATCATAATTTAACTGCCCATGAGGACGGGCAGCTGGTTATGTATCCAGACCATGAGCACCAAGTGGATAAAAGCCTAATATCTCTTGTCAAGTCAGATAAGCCTGGTTTACACATAAGAGACCTTCATGGTCGATGGGTTCCTGTGGATGTTGATCTTGGTCCTCAAGAAGCCATTGTATTCCCTGGTCTTGCCCTCTACCAGGCAACTGCAGGCTATTTCAACCCAGCACTGCTCAGAACAGAGTTTAATAGCATGCAGGGTAGCATGTATGGACGCTGTTCTTTGGCTTTTAAACTTATGCCAAAATCCATGACCAGTCTCAATTGTTCGGAGATGAGAGCAGCTGGTCATGGTGTTGAAGCTCAATTTCAGCTACCAATACCAGTGGATGATTTCATGCAGAGATCACATCCTACCGACCAGCTCTTTAACAGACATAATTTCCAGAGTTTCAGTTTCCCTACAGCGCAAGATG GATCTGCGAAGCCCTTgacgaggaggaggaagaaTAATTCAAGATGCAAACCTCTACCACCTTCAAAGAGGCTAAGGCTTGAGGCCCAGAGGGTTCTGAAAGAAAGAGTCCAGGACATTGCTGATAAAAAGGGTATCAAGTTAAGATTCTGCAACCTGAAAGAGTGTGAGAATCACATTCATGCCCTAGATAGCCCATGTGCAAACATAAGAATGGAGATTGGATGGCCTCCTGGAGTGCCATTTGTTCATCCCCATGATTTACCAAATAAGGCAAAGATTAGTTTTCTTGAAGCTTACGAGCCTGGTGCTACTCACGATATGGAGTTGAGTTTCACAGACCCTGGACAAGGCAGTCAACATACGTCCAgctgtaatt GA
- the LOC133703448 gene encoding protein Iojap, chloroplastic-like isoform X1, whose protein sequence is MAVSTALSIAGAGAGTRFSGDFQQLGRVETRLSQKPRKHSGWLCLYRHQLPHYYKCFWQESRTEKLSFKQSLALRKDSDDSFLPNVEDTDEMFDDLFNKYGKVVFRSNDNKPPTAEVDDDAESLSFAVEMAKVASDVKASDIRVLFVKPLVYWTRFFIIATAFSRPQIDAINSRMRDLAEKKYGKVPSGDTKPNSWTLLDFGDVVIHIFLPPQRAFYNLEEFYGNATPIELPFENQPPFGR, encoded by the exons ATGGCAGTGTCCACCGCCTTATCCATAGCCGGTGCAGGTGCCGGAACTCGCTTCTCCGGTGATTTTCAGCAGCTGGGGCGTGTTGAAACTAGGCTTTCTCAAAAACCCAGAAAGCATTCTGGCTGGTTATGCCTGTATAGGCACCAATTACCTCATTATTACAAGTGCTTTTGGCAAGAATCCAGAACCGAGAAATTGAGTTTCAAGCAAAGTTTAGCTCTTCGTAAAGATTCTGATGACAGCTTTCTCCCG AATGTAGAAGATACAGATGAGATGTTTGATGACTTGTTCAATAAATATGGAAAAGTAGTCTTTAGGAGCAATGACAATAAACCTCCTACCGCAGAGGTTGATGATGATGCTGAAAGCTTGTCGT TTGCTGTTGAAATGGCCAAGGTTGCAAGTGATGTTAAGGCTTCAGATATAAGGGTCCTCTTCGTAAAGCCTCTTGTGTACTGGACTAGATTTTTTATCATTGCAACAGCATTTTCACGTCCTCAGATTGACGCTATCAA TTCCAGAATGAGGGATCTTGCTGAAAAGAAGTATGGAAAAGTTCCATCTGGGGACACAAAACCCAACTCATGGACCCTGTTGGACTTCG GTGATGTAGTAATCCACATATTTCTTCCTCCGCAGAGAGCGTTCTACAACTTGGAAGAATTCTATGGTAATGCAACACCAATTGAGCTTCCTTTTGAGAACCAACCTCCATTTGGCAGATGA